In a single window of the Paenibacillus sp. MMS20-IR301 genome:
- a CDS encoding response regulator transcription factor — translation MKKILVADDDLHIRTLLRHVLTREGYLVLEAGDGRGAVTLLKDQTVDLAVVDVMMPHMDGLELCAYIRETYDIPVILLTARQQLSDKEQGYLHGTDDYVTKPFEPEELLFRIKALFRRYSIASDDRIRLNSVVIDRKNYEISGGNEVLVLPVKEFELLAQLAQYPGRLFTRSELIELVWGADYEGDERTVDVHIKRLRQRFADYQNDFTIRTVRGIGYKVDVVNP, via the coding sequence ATGAAGAAAATTCTAGTAGCCGATGATGACCTGCATATCCGCACATTGCTGCGGCATGTACTGACCAGAGAGGGATATCTTGTGCTGGAGGCGGGCGACGGGCGCGGGGCGGTGACGCTGCTGAAGGATCAGACAGTCGATCTGGCGGTGGTGGATGTGATGATGCCGCATATGGACGGGCTGGAGCTGTGTGCATACATACGGGAAACTTATGATATCCCGGTCATTTTGCTGACTGCCCGCCAGCAGCTTAGTGATAAGGAGCAGGGGTATCTGCACGGGACGGATGATTATGTGACCAAGCCGTTTGAGCCGGAGGAGCTGCTGTTCCGCATCAAGGCGCTGTTCCGCCGCTATTCGATTGCCTCTGACGACCGGATCCGCCTGAATTCAGTAGTCATTGACCGCAAAAATTATGAGATCTCAGGAGGCAATGAAGTGCTCGTGCTGCCGGTGAAGGAATTTGAACTCCTGGCCCAGCTGGCACAATATCCGGGACGGCTGTTCACACGCAGTGAGCTTATTGAGCTGGTCTGGGGTGCGGATTATGAGGGCGATGAGCGGACAGTCGATGTGCATATCAAACGGCTGCGCCAGCGGTTCGCTGATTATCAGAATGACTTCACGATCCGCACTGTGCGGGGAATCGGCTATAAGGTGGATGTGGTGAATCCATGA
- a CDS encoding NAD(P)H-binding protein, whose protein sequence is MRFEFAVTKEIKIMTIMITGANGQLGHLIIKYLQERVPTGQIIAGVRRIEAAAELREQGVELRYTDYDVPDSLDTAFAGLSRLLLISSSHTDDKLRLIQHKAVIDAAKRIGVGHIFYTSLAFPRQNTGQPEQFNVHALTEQAIIDSGLEYTFLRNALYTDFVAVLGLKEALASGELVTAPGEWQFNSLTRQDLALAAAAVLAGSGAGNRIYELARPRTWNFADLAGVLAEAAGKPVVHRQDDGVQHWIYAFLSRLDTASTSEDLEQLTGRLVTSLKDSVMPYLV, encoded by the coding sequence ATGAGATTCGAATTTGCTGTCACGAAGGAGATTAAGATTATGACCATAATGATTACAGGTGCTAACGGTCAATTAGGGCATTTGATAATTAAGTATTTACAGGAGCGGGTACCAACCGGGCAGATTATTGCCGGTGTACGGCGGATTGAGGCAGCCGCGGAGCTGCGGGAGCAGGGGGTAGAATTACGCTATACCGATTATGATGTGCCGGACTCCCTGGATACCGCCTTCGCCGGACTCAGCAGGCTGCTGCTGATTTCCAGCTCCCATACCGATGACAAGCTCCGCCTGATTCAGCACAAGGCGGTCATCGATGCCGCCAAGAGAATTGGAGTCGGACATATTTTTTATACAAGCCTTGCTTTTCCCCGGCAGAATACCGGACAACCTGAGCAGTTCAATGTGCATGCATTAACAGAACAGGCCATTATAGATTCCGGACTGGAGTATACTTTTCTGAGAAATGCCCTTTATACCGATTTCGTAGCCGTGCTGGGGCTTAAAGAAGCCCTTGCCAGCGGCGAGCTGGTTACCGCACCCGGCGAATGGCAATTCAATTCGCTTACCCGGCAAGACCTGGCTTTAGCTGCGGCTGCGGTGTTGGCCGGAAGCGGAGCAGGCAACCGGATCTATGAGCTGGCCCGGCCGCGGACCTGGAATTTCGCTGATCTGGCCGGAGTACTGGCAGAGGCTGCCGGCAAGCCGGTGGTGCACCGTCAGGATGACGGAGTGCAGCACTGGATCTATGCTTTTCTCAGTAGGCTGGATACGGCCTCGACTTCGGAGGACCTGGAGCAGCTTACCGGGCGGCTTGTTACTTCGCTGAAGGACAGCGTCATGCCATATCTGGTATAG
- a CDS encoding MarR family winged helix-turn-helix transcriptional regulator produces MELNNVTDNLQQYVLEPPLANEVFFALVGATAGAVAVSEKYWQGRGLNGARIRVLVEIAKQGGNILPSLLAERIGVTKANISLLLGPLEKEGYISRAGHALDGRKSVITITAAGRSLLAEQLPGNREAVAAVMSRLDEAELKQLLDLLGKLSQN; encoded by the coding sequence ATGGAGCTGAACAATGTGACGGATAATCTGCAGCAATATGTGCTGGAGCCCCCGCTGGCCAATGAAGTGTTCTTTGCACTCGTTGGGGCAACTGCGGGTGCAGTGGCGGTATCGGAGAAATACTGGCAGGGGCGGGGCCTGAACGGGGCCAGGATCCGCGTACTGGTAGAGATTGCTAAGCAGGGGGGCAATATTCTCCCGTCGCTGCTTGCAGAGCGGATCGGTGTGACCAAAGCCAATATCAGCCTGCTGCTGGGCCCGCTGGAGAAGGAAGGTTATATCAGCCGTGCCGGACATGCCCTGGACGGGCGGAAGAGCGTAATTACAATTACGGCCGCAGGGCGGTCGCTGTTAGCTGAACAGTTGCCTGGCAACCGTGAAGCGGTGGCAGCTGTGATGTCGCGGCTGGATGAGGCGGAGCTTAAGCAGCTGCTGGACCTGCTTGGGAAGCTGAGCCAGAATTAA
- the tnpB gene encoding IS200/IS605 family element RNA-guided endonuclease TnpB, giving the protein MLKAFKFRLYPSAPQADFLVRSFGCVRKVYNLMLNDRIESYKKHRETGDPIKLPTPAQYKKEYPFLKEVDSLALCNAQLHLKAAYNHFFRHPSSGFPKWKSRKHPVQSYTANNQNGTIAIVAGRYLKLPKMEPVRIKLHRQLQGQIKSATISCTATGKYFVSILCETKVEAKTLTGSVIGMDLGVTSFAAFSDGTKVQNPKHLMKTSDRLSKAQRKLSRRALQAQKEGRLLAGSRNYQKQRILVAKLHEKIANQRNDFQNKLSTELVNNHDVICVETLNVTGLVQNHRLARSLHDVSWSAFLSKLTYKAEWYGKQVIRVGRWFPSSQLCSACGHRDEKKGLHIREWSCPSCGTTHDRDVNASRNIRAEGLRQLYGTA; this is encoded by the coding sequence GTGCTCAAAGCTTTCAAATTTCGGTTATATCCAAGTGCTCCGCAGGCTGATTTCTTGGTGAGAAGCTTCGGCTGTGTACGTAAAGTCTACAACCTCATGCTGAATGATCGCATCGAATCCTACAAAAAGCACCGGGAAACCGGTGATCCCATCAAGCTTCCTACACCCGCTCAATACAAAAAAGAATATCCTTTTCTTAAAGAAGTCGACAGCTTGGCCCTATGCAATGCCCAGCTTCATTTGAAGGCCGCCTATAACCACTTTTTCCGTCATCCTTCCTCCGGTTTTCCAAAGTGGAAATCCCGTAAACATCCGGTCCAGTCCTACACCGCGAACAATCAGAATGGAACCATCGCGATTGTGGCAGGACGTTATTTGAAACTGCCCAAGATGGAACCTGTGCGGATCAAGCTGCATCGGCAGCTTCAGGGCCAGATCAAATCGGCCACCATCTCCTGTACGGCTACCGGTAAGTATTTTGTGTCCATTCTGTGCGAAACGAAGGTGGAAGCGAAGACATTAACCGGCTCGGTCATCGGGATGGATCTCGGGGTCACTTCGTTTGCCGCCTTCTCCGATGGAACGAAAGTCCAGAATCCGAAGCATCTGATGAAAACCTCAGACCGACTCTCCAAGGCCCAGCGTAAATTGTCGCGCCGAGCGCTGCAGGCCCAGAAGGAGGGGCGCCTCCTCGCAGGTAGCCGTAATTACCAGAAGCAGCGTATCCTTGTGGCTAAGCTGCATGAAAAAATAGCCAATCAGCGGAATGACTTTCAGAACAAACTCAGTACGGAACTCGTCAACAACCACGACGTGATCTGTGTGGAGACCCTGAATGTCACGGGGCTGGTTCAAAACCACAGGCTTGCCCGTAGTCTTCATGATGTCTCGTGGTCCGCCTTTCTGTCCAAACTGACCTACAAAGCAGAGTGGTATGGGAAACAAGTGATCCGGGTGGGACGCTGGTTCCCTTCCAGCCAGCTCTGCTCGGCCTGTGGGCACCGGGATGAAAAAAAGGGCCTCCACATCCGGGAATGGAGCTGTCCAAGCTGCGGAACCACGCATGACCGGGACGTAAATGCAAGCAGGAACATCCGGGCAGAAGGGCTGCGTCAGCTCTATGGAACCGCCTAA